Below is a genomic region from Gammaproteobacteria bacterium.
GCGCATCGAGCTGGACGAGCAGATCAATCGCCTCAGGGCTGCCGAGGCCCGGCTCGACATCGCGCAGGTCCACTTCGACGACCGTACCATCCGGGCGCCCTTCTCCGGCTACGTCGGCATCCGCGACGTGAGCCCCGGCGCCCTGGTCAGCGCCGGCACGCAGATCGCGACCCTGGATGACTTAAGCGTCATCAAGCTGGATTTCTCGGTACCCGAGGTATATCTGGGCGCGCTCAGACGCGGACAGCGCATCGTCGCCAGTAGTGTGGCGTATCCGCAGCGCAAATTTCGCGGCGAAGTCATTACCATCGATTCGCGCGTGGACCCGGTAACGCGCGCCGTGCTGGTGCGCGCCGAACTGTCCAACGACTCAAGCCTGCTCAAACCTGGCATGCTCATCAACGTGAATCTCATCGCCAATCGCACCGAGGCTCTGGTCGTGCCGGAAGAAAGTCTGGTGCCGGAAGATGACAATCAGTACGTCTACGTGGTGGATAACCATGGACAGGCGCGGCAGATCGAGGTCGAGATCGGCCGGCGCCGGCCCGGTATGGTGGAGATAGTCAAGGGATTGCAAGCGGGCGACAAGGTGGTGACCGAGGGCGTAGCTAACATCAGCAGCAACACTGAAGTCAGGATACTCGCGGTCAGGCGCGATGTTGACGAAAGATCAGACACAAGACCGAGCGTGCTCGAAAAAGCTTCCGCGGCCACACTCAACGAAGTGACGCGCTAGGCGCGGAGTCAAACGCGCCGTGGCGGTTGGCCCTGCCAAACCACCTTAACTGCTCTCGATAGCGCCCACCAAGCCGCCGGGCGCTCCGTGAAGCGCTAACCCGTGTTCTCAAACCATGCTGCTGTCCGACGTCTCCGTCAAACGCCCCGTCTTCGCCATCGTCATCAATCTGCTGCTGGTCGCGTTCGGCCTATTCTTCCTCTCGAAGCTCACAGTGCGCGAGTATCCCAACATCGACCCGCCCATCGTAGGAGTGGAAACGACCTACCCCGGCGCCTCGGCCAGCGTGGTCGAAACCAAGATCACGCAGCTGATCGAGAGCCAGATCAGCGGCATCGAGGGCGTCCGCACGATCCAGTCCACGAGCGTAGATGGCGGATCGAACATCACCATCGAGTTCAATTTGTCGCGCCCCATCGACGACGCCAGCAACGACGTGCGCGACCGGGTGAGCCGCGTGCTGGATAATCTTCCGGAAGAGGCCGACCCACCGGAGATCTCCAAGGCCGAGGTAGACGCCAGCCCCATCATCTGGCTGGTGCTGTCCAGCCCCAAGCTGGATCGGATGGCGCTTTCGGATTACGTGGAGCGCTACCTGCTGGATCGCTTCAGCGCCATCGACGGCGTATCCAACGCGCGGACCAGCGGCGAGCGCCGCTACGCGATGCGTATCTGGCTGAACCGCAAGGCCATGGCCGCGCGCAACGTGACGGTGGATGACATCGAGGGTGCGCTCTCCAGCGAAAACGTAGAACTGCCAGCGGGCCGGCTCGAGTCGGAAGAACGCGAATTCACCTTGCGCGTCGCGCGCGCATATCAGACCGCCGATGACTTCAGGCAACTGGTTATCGCGCGCGGCGCGGATGGCTATCTGGTGCGTCTGGCGGAAGTCGCGCGTATCGAAGAAGGCGCCGAGGATCTGCGTAGCGAGTATCGCGCCGATGGCGCGCCCACGGTCGGCATCGGGATCATCAAGCAGTCGCAGGCCAATACCCTTGAAGTAGCGAATGCCATCAAACGCGAGGTCAGGAACATCGCCCCGACCCTGCCGGACGGCATGGTACTACAGGTCAATTCCGACTCGTCGCTATTCATCGAGCGATCGCTGGAAGAAGTCGAGGCCGCCTTGCTGATCTCGGCGGTGCTGGTGATCTTTGTGATCTATTTGTTCCTCGGCAGCCTGCGCGCAACCTTGGCATCCGCCTTCACGGTGCCGATCTCGCTGATCGCCTCGTTCATATTGCTCTATGCGTTCGGCTTCTCGATCAATATTCTGACCCTGCTCGCGCTGGTGCTGGCGATCGGCATCGTGGTCGACGACACCATTGTCGTCGTGGAAAACATCCACCGGCGCATCGAAGCCGGCGAAGCGCCGCTGCTGGCGGCGTTTCGCGGCGCGCGCGAAGTCGGCTTCGCGGTGGTGGCGACCACGCTGGTGCTCGCGGCCGTGTTCGTGCCCATGGCATTTCTGGAAGGCACGGTCGGCCGTCTGTTTCGCGAGTTCGCGCTGGCCATGGCCGCGGCGATTATCTGTTCCAGCCTGGTGGCGTTGTCGTTGGGTCCGGTACTGTGCGCGATGTTTTTGACGCGCCGGGAACGGCATAACCCGTTGGTAGATGTGGCGAGTCGCGGCATTGCCGCGACGATGCGTGGCTATCGCGTGATGCTCGGGCAAGTGCTGCGCCACCCGCTGCCGATCTGCGCGGCGGCGCTGGTGGTCGTGGCTGGCACGGTGTTGCTGTTCATGAAACTACCAAGCGAATTCGCACCGGCCGAAGATCAGGGCCAGCTTTACGCCATGATGAGCGCGCCTGAGGGCGCAAGCTTCGAATACTCCAGCCGGCAGCTCAAGAAAATCGAGGCGGCGTTCATGCGGCGATTAGGCGAAGGCGAGATCCAGCGGGTCATCGCCCGCATCCCGGGTTACGGCGGCTCCAACGACGTCAACTCCGGCATGTTGCAGGTCACCCTGACACCCTGGGAGGAACGCGAACGTAGCGCCGAGACGATCGCCGGCGAGATCGGGCGTGAGCTTGCCGCCACCGTTCCCGGCGCCCAGGTTGCGGTCGTCCAACGTTCGAGCTTCGGCAGCTCCAGCACCGGCACCGAGCTGGAACTGGTGCTGGGCGGCAGTACCTACGAAGAACTGGCGCAGTGGCGCGATCGCCTGATCGAACGGGCGGAGGGGAACGGCAGGATCGTCTCGCTGGACTCGGACTACGACGAGACCAAACCGCAGATCGACATCGACATCGCCCGAGATCGCGCGGCCGAACTGGGCGTTTCGGTGGAAACCATCGGCCGCACCCTGGAGACCATGCT
It encodes:
- a CDS encoding efflux RND transporter permease subunit, coding for MLLSDVSVKRPVFAIVINLLLVAFGLFFLSKLTVREYPNIDPPIVGVETTYPGASASVVETKITQLIESQISGIEGVRTIQSTSVDGGSNITIEFNLSRPIDDASNDVRDRVSRVLDNLPEEADPPEISKAEVDASPIIWLVLSSPKLDRMALSDYVERYLLDRFSAIDGVSNARTSGERRYAMRIWLNRKAMAARNVTVDDIEGALSSENVELPAGRLESEEREFTLRVARAYQTADDFRQLVIARGADGYLVRLAEVARIEEGAEDLRSEYRADGAPTVGIGIIKQSQANTLEVANAIKREVRNIAPTLPDGMVLQVNSDSSLFIERSLEEVEAALLISAVLVIFVIYLFLGSLRATLASAFTVPISLIASFILLYAFGFSINILTLLALVLAIGIVVDDTIVVVENIHRRIEAGEAPLLAAFRGAREVGFAVVATTLVLAAVFVPMAFLEGTVGRLFREFALAMAAAIICSSLVALSLGPVLCAMFLTRRERHNPLVDVASRGIAATMRGYRVMLGQVLRHPLPICAAALVVVAGTVLLFMKLPSEFAPAEDQGQLYAMMSAPEGASFEYSSRQLKKIEAAFMRRLGEGEIQRVIARIPGYGGSNDVNSGMLQVTLTPWEERERSAETIAGEIGRELAATVPGAQVAVVQRSSFGSSSTGTELELVLGGSTYEELAQWRDRLIERAEGNGRIVSLDSDYDETKPQIDIDIARDRAAELGVSVETIGRTLETMLGSRSVTTFVNRGEEYDVILQAADADRRSPADLANIHVRSQRSGELIPLSNLVTTTETAGAASLNRYDRLRSITLSASLAEGYVLGEAMSYFQRIADDELPGSARISFTGDARELQESGQSLYLTFALGLLVVYLILAAQFESFVQPLVILTTVPLAIFGALAGLALSGGTLNIYSQIGIIMLIGLAAKNGILIVEFAKQRRDAGLQFTDALIDASITRFRPIMMTSLSTAMGVLPLMLATGAGAESRIAIGVTVFSGIIFATVLTLFVVPAFYALMCRKTTSPGAVGDELARLERSEEVRA
- a CDS encoding efflux RND transporter periplasmic adaptor subunit; the protein is MNRIGLAIGVLVIVAVASGVFLLNGTREAGSAQQKPMTRELATPVIVAPVVKSLLADRIEALGTTHANESIVVTADVMGRVEKVNFRDGMKVQRGADLIVLDYKEEQAQLAAARANLEAQQTKHERLVQLVAQQSAARIELDEQINRLRAAEARLDIAQVHFDDRTIRAPFSGYVGIRDVSPGALVSAGTQIATLDDLSVIKLDFSVPEVYLGALRRGQRIVASSVAYPQRKFRGEVITIDSRVDPVTRAVLVRAELSNDSSLLKPGMLINVNLIANRTEALVVPEESLVPEDDNQYVYVVDNHGQARQIEVEIGRRRPGMVEIVKGLQAGDKVVTEGVANISSNTEVRILAVRRDVDERSDTRPSVLEKASAATLNEVTR